In Sphingobacterium sp. SYP-B4668, the sequence AGATGCTGGTCGATTAAGATAGGATTGCCATCAGGGTCAACAACAATAAAACCAGCGGGGCCTGAACTTCCTTCATCGACCTCCTGCTGCGGGAAGATACCATCCTCTTTAAGACTCATCTGTATAGCTCTGACGTCATCAAAGGAATCGAGTGCGCGTGCATTGCTATCCCAACCTGGGTTGAAGGTGAGCATATTTCTTTCAAGCATTCCTTGAAACAGTCCTATTAAACTGTCTTCATTTTTCATAATCAGGTAGTTCTTGTCTAGATTGCCAGCAAATACCGAGAAGCCAAATTTTTCATAAAATTCTTTCGAAGCTCTAATGTCCTTGACATTTAAGCTGATGGAAAATGCACCAAGTTTCATATTCATTTATTTGAGATATCGTAATAAAGTTAACCATTCTCTATATTATAAAGACGTAAATGTACATAAGGTCAGTTATAGTGGTGTAGGGGGGGGCTCCTCGAAACTTATTTGCAATTAAAGATTCCATATATAGGCATGATATAAATTGATATGGTATAAAGGTGTAAGATGAATAGTGAAATTCTATTATATAGAGATTTTGATTTTCATGTTTTTATCCTGCGGTGCGTAGATAAAAATGCTTTTTGGAGAAGTGAAAAGTATAGGGAAATTATTTACCCCAACAGTTAAACCTTTAGTTTTAATTGATTAGTTTTGTAATTCATTCAAATACTTAAACCATTTTTCGTGACACTAATATTCAAAGATGAACGTCCTGTGGTGAGGTTAAGAGCTTTTCGAGCTGTTGATGATCCCAAAACTTGTGAGCGCTTTATTGAGGGGCATGCCCATGTCTTGACAGCCATAGGGGTAAAGAAAGTAACTTCATCCCGAAATGATTGGATGTATAATCCTGCTGCTTTTGTACTAATCGTAGAATCTCTTGACGGTGAAAATGTATATGGTGGTGCGCGTATACACGTTGCCGGAGGTTCACAACCACTTCCAATAGAAGAAGCAACGGGCAATATGGATCCTAAAATTTTTGATTTGGTATGGCGTTATGCTCAAGATGGTGCTGGTGAAGGTTGTGGGTTATGGAATTCTCGTGAGATTGCTGGGTATGGTATAGGAAGTATTTTTCTGACGCGGGCAGCGATAGCCATTGCCCCTCAGATTGGACTGAAGTCGCTATTTGCTCTTTGTGCTCCTTATACCATCAACCTGACCAAAAGTGTGGGATACCGCTTAGAGACTAGTGTGGGCAATGAAGGAACATTTTATTATCCCAAATTGGATTTATTGGCCACAACCATGATACTAGATGACGTCAGTAATTTACAATCCGCATCCGAGGAAGATAGGAATGCAATTCTAGCATTACGGAGTCAAGGAGATATCGTCAGGATTGAAGAGCTACGCTCAAAAAAAATAGAGATTCAGTATCAACTGCAGTTAAGTAATATGGATAGTTGGGATTTAAAATCAATTGTTTCCAACGCTAAAAAACGTACTAATCTCGATGTTGATATTAAAGAAGATGATATACAGATAATGTAGCACAAATTGTTTGAAATATATGATAGACGATTTAGAATACAAGTTTCCATACAAACCGTTGTATTTCCGGATTAAAAATGCCAATGAAAAAGCACAATTGGAGAGTCTCCGGGAAAAAGAACAAATTGTTTTTGTATATGACGAAATTGAGAGGCAGGTTCTTGAGCTCATCCGCTGTCGTTATCCTGGAGGTCATGATTCGTCAACAAACCCTGAGGACTACATCGATAATGTTTTGGAGGGCAAGACTTTTGACGAATACGGTGTTTGGATTTATTATCCATGGCGTAAAACGTTGGTACATATACTAGACGAAATGGAATTCGTAGAAGTAAGAACCAATCGCAACCAATTTAAAATAACAAAAGAAGAACAGAATCTTCTTTTGAAAAAAAAAGTGGGTATTGTAGGGCTCTCCGTAGGTCAATCTGTAGCGTTAACCATGGCGATGGAGCGCACATGCGGTGTTCTAAAGCTTGCGGATTTTGACGAATTGGATTTGAGTAATCTGAATAGATTGAGGACGGGTATTTTTAATCTATCCGTTCCGAAAGTTGTCATTGCCGCAAGGGAAATTGCAGAGATAGACCCCTACCTAAAAATCGAGATTTTCCCAGAAGGTCTTAAACCTGAGAATTACGATGCTTTTTTTGACGTGAATGAACCCTTGGATTTGTTGGTGGAAGTCTGCGATAGCTTTGAAGTCAAATTAGAGAGCCGATTTAAAGCTAAAGAATTAAAAATACCTGTTTTAATGGATACAAATGATCGTGGAATGATAGATGTTGAACGATTTGATTTGAATCCAGATCGACCGGTATTTCACGGTTTGGCAGAAGGTCTTACGTTGGAAAGACTGCGTACATTATCGGCGGGAGACCGAGCTACGGCGCTAATGAAAATTGTTGAAGTTGATAAGCTATCTGCGAGAATGAAAAGTTCTATTCCTGAAATCAAACGTTCTCTTTTGTCTTGGCCTCAACTGGCCTCTGAAGTCGTTTTGGGAGGTGCTATGACTACTGACGTTTGTCGAAGAATATTACTTGGTTATCCTATCGCTTCCGGCCGCTACTATGTGGACATGAGTGAGTTGATAGGGAATAAAAACAAATGATTTCCTGCTTTCAAATTGCTTAAGTATGAATTATAGAGGTTTTTTGGTTATTTTCTTAATGCTCACATCCTTTCTCCGTACATATGCAGGTGATGCATTTGTGTTTACTACGGAGTCTGA encodes:
- a CDS encoding VOC family protein, with the protein product MNMKLGAFSISLNVKDIRASKEFYEKFGFSVFAGNLDKNYLIMKNEDSLIGLFQGMLERNMLTFNPGWDSNARALDSFDDVRAIQMSLKEDGIFPQQEVDEGSSGPAGFIVVDPDGNPILIDQHL
- a CDS encoding ThiF family adenylyltransferase encodes the protein MIDDLEYKFPYKPLYFRIKNANEKAQLESLREKEQIVFVYDEIERQVLELIRCRYPGGHDSSTNPEDYIDNVLEGKTFDEYGVWIYYPWRKTLVHILDEMEFVEVRTNRNQFKITKEEQNLLLKKKVGIVGLSVGQSVALTMAMERTCGVLKLADFDELDLSNLNRLRTGIFNLSVPKVVIAAREIAEIDPYLKIEIFPEGLKPENYDAFFDVNEPLDLLVEVCDSFEVKLESRFKAKELKIPVLMDTNDRGMIDVERFDLNPDRPVFHGLAEGLTLERLRTLSAGDRATALMKIVEVDKLSARMKSSIPEIKRSLLSWPQLASEVVLGGAMTTDVCRRILLGYPIASGRYYVDMSELIGNKNK